Within Sphingobium sp. KCTC 72723, the genomic segment CTCGATCGTCATGGCATCCATCGGCAGGTAGCACATGTTGATACCCGGAACGACGGGACCGTCATAATCCTCCAGCACAACGCCCTGCTGCGCCCAGTTCGACTGGCGCGACCCGGACATGTAGGGCCATTTGCCATTGATGATCCACCCGCCATCGACCTTACGCGCCTTGCCGGGCGGGTTGTAGGCACCGCACACCGTTTGCGGGCCGTCGGCGAACACCGCGTCCTGCACCCCGTCGGGGGCCAGGCTGGTAATCCAGCTGGTTCCGTTGATGATCTGCATGACCCAGCTGATCGCCGGATCGCCCTTCGCGATTTCGATCTGCACGCGGCAGAAATCGGTCGGCGACAGGCCAAAGCCGCCCAGGCGCTGCGGCACCAGCAGGCGCAGGAAACCCTCGTCCTTCAACATCTTGTCGACCGCCGGGGTCGGGCTGCGGCGTTTCTCGCCAGCAGGCGCTTCGCTCTGGAGGAAGCCACGCAGGCTGCGCGCCTTTTCGACCAGCGCATCGGCCACGCTCTTGTCGGCGAAGCCGACCTTCGTGCTGGATTCAAACTTTGCCAGGGTAGCCATCAGTTCATCCTCTCTTATGTTCGGCATGGTGACCGGCGATCTGCAACGCCCATTCGCACAATCGGTCGGGCGCACCGTTCCAGACGTCCAGCCATTGCGGCGTGGCCGGAATGATGAGTGTACTCAGTTGCAACCGCACCAGCGTGTCGCAGAAAATGTCGCGATCCAGGCGGCTGGCCGTCAGCGTTTCGAAATGGTCCAGCACGGGGTCGAGCGCTTGCTGCACGGCGGCCTTGTGGCGGCTGAAATGGCTGCGCAGGAAATTGAGGTGAAAGGCTGGTTCGACTTCGAATATGCCGTCGGGCGACCGTTCGATGGTGAAGCGACCATAGAAGCGCATCACTGCGCGGAACCGTTCGATCGGGTCGGTAATGCCTTGTCCCGCTTCCACGATCCCCTTTTCGAAACTGCTGCAAATATATTCGCTGACCGCCGCCAGCACATCCTCCTTGGAGGCGAAATAGCGGTAGAGCGTGCCGCGCGACACGCCGCTGCTTTCGCTGATGTCGCTCATCGACAGGCGGCGCGCACCGATGCTGCCAATCGCGCGCAAGGTGCCGTCCATGATTTTCTGGACGCTGCCTGATTGATCGGTGGCGACGATTTCGCTCCAGTCGGTGTGCGGCATCAGCTTCATGTCTGGGCTTCCATCTCGGCAAGATTATGCGGAACGCTCACATAGCCGGGCAAATGCTGTCCGCCATCCACATTGATCAGTTCGCCATTGACGAAACGCGACATGTCCGACGCCAGAAACAGCACGACCGGGCCGATATCCAGTTCCGGGTCGCCTGCACGCTTCAACGGATTGCTGGCGGTCGCCATGTCCAGAAAGCCCGGCACATCCTCCACCAGTTGCGCGAACACCTGGCCCATGCCGGTCGGCGCAATCGCGTTGGTGCGGATGTTGAAGCGACCCCATTCGACTGCCGCGCTGCGGGTCAGGCCCATGATCGCGCCCTTGTTCATATTATAATCGGCATGGAGCCACGCGCCGGTTTGCGCGTCGATCGAATAGAAATTGACGATCGACCCGCCGCCGCGCGCCTTCATATGGGGGAAGGCCGCGCGCATCGCCCACCAACTGCCCCAGGTGCCGATGTCCAGCGTGCGCTTGAGCATTTCATCGGTTTTCTGCTCCAGCAGGACGTTGGGCGACAGCAGCGATGCGTTGTTGACCAATATGTCGATGCCGCCAAATTCGGCGACCGCGCGGTCGATCATCGCTTCGACGTCCGCTTTCACCCCGACATCGGCGGCCATGCCCACGGCGCGCACGCCAAACTCCGCCGAAATCTCCGCCGCCACCTTCTCCGCCGCTGCGCCGTCGCGCCCGGTGATCAGGACATGCGCGCCCTCCCGCGCCAGACAGCGCGATATGCCATGGCCCAGCCCCTTGGCCCCGCCGGTGATGATCGCAACCTTATCCTGCACCAAAGCCGTCACGCTGCCACTCCTGCCAATTGTTCGCTCAGGGCGCGGTCCATATCCATACGCTCCTGGCAATATTCCTGTGTAAAGACATAGCCCCGGATGGCGCCATCGCCGTCGCGGAACAGATATTTCAGGCCCAGCGCGTCGCTTGCGGCTTCCTCCCACATACCCGCCACGCCCAGCGGCGCGGGTAGCAGGACGACCGGGCAGGCGGTGGTCTTGACCTGCACCGACAATGGCGGAAAGCGAATGTCCGTCGGGGTGCCAAGCGCACTGGGTGCAATCGCGCGCGCGGCGGCCATGATCGGCGTGACATAGGCAGCCACCCCACTGGGATATTCGGCGCAATCGCCGATCGCGAAAATGTCCGGGTCGCTGGTGCAGCCAGTCTGATCGACGGTGATCCCGCGTCCCACGTCCAGCCCGGCGTCCTGCGCGAGTTGCACATTGGGGCGCAGGCCAACGGCAGATAGCACCGCTGCCGCCTCGATCACCATGCCATCGTCCAGTTCGGCGCGGATGCCGCCATCTGCCTTGTGGATCGCCATCACCTTGCGGCCCAGATGCCACTCCACGCCCTTGGCCGACAGCGCATCGCGGATACTGGCACCCACAGCCGCCGGCACCAATTGCGCCAGCGGATGCCCCAGCATGTCGATCACCACCGGGCGATAGCCCGTCGCCGCGAGATCATTGGCAAATTCGGTGCCGACCAGCCCGCTGCCCATGATCAGCACGCGCGCGCCGTCGGACAATTTTTCGCGAAAATCGCGATAATGGTCGAGGCTGTTGACGGCCATCGCCCGGTGCGCCGCGTCGCCGTCGATCGGCGGCCGTATCGGGTCCGCGCCCAATGCCAGCACCAGCCGGTCATAGAAGATCGGCCCGCCGGTGGTCAGCACCGCCTTGTCCTGCCGGTCGATCGCCTCGACCACCCGCCCGGCGCGCAGGTCCAGCTTCAACTGCGTTGCCATTTTCTCCGCAGCCGTGGTGACCAGCGTATCGGCCACCTTGCCCTTGGCCAATGCGGTGGACAAAGCGGGCTTGGAATAGAAATGCCCGTCATCCTGCGTCACTAGCGTCAGCCGGGCGTCCGGCGCAAGTTTGCGCAATTCGCGCAGGACGCCATAGCCGGCCAGACCGCTGCCGATCACTACGATATGCGGGGGGCGCGTCATTGCCATCACCCCGTCAGAGGAAGATCGCGAAGTTGGACATGCCCAGCGTCGACTGGTCGACGATGATTTCGCGCACGGCCAGCTTGTAGGCGCCATCGACCAGCCGCCACACGTCCCGCCGCTCGGCCGTGATCGACTCGTTTTCCGGGTTATCGAACCGGCTGCGCTCGACGTACAGATAGCTGACCACTTCATATTCGCCCGCCGTCTCGCACTGTGCAATACGGACATTGGTGACGAAGCGGCGCGTGCGCGACGGTGGATCTTCCGCCCAGGCGCTTTTCGACAGGCGACCCGTGCGCATCAGGATAGACGCATGGTTTTCGTCGAAATGCTTCATCGTGCGCACGACGTCGCGGTCCTTGTTGGGACCGTTGCGGGTCAGGCGCAGCGGCGCGGTGTAGACCAGATCCTGCTCCAGATAGGCGACCCAGTCGTCGAACCGGCGTTCGTCCAATGCCGCCGCTTCGTCATACAGGGTTTCGAGCAGGCGGTTATAGACCTCCGACCCCAACGGCACGCGCTGGGTGGATACCAGCCCGCGCATGACGCTGGTCTTGTCGATCGCGGCGGTCGCGTAGTTCACGGTCATGTTGTGATCCTCTCTCTTCGCGTCGCTCAGGCTTCGGCCATCAGGTCATAATAGGCCGACCACCACGCCCATTGCGTGTCGTCCTTGGTAAAGCCGGGATAGAGATCACCCCCGCCGACCCAGCCTTCGGGCCGTTCATGACCATGCAGCGCCTGATATTTCAGCGTCATGGTCTTGCTCATATGCCCGCGCGAATTGCGCATGATCTGGGGCCAGGTGTCGGCGTCATCCTGCTCGATCGTGCCGGACGTGCCGGTGGACCAGATCGCGTTCTGGAGCATGTCGCGCTTCACATCTTCGGGCGCATCCTTTTCGGCGAAGATGAAGTTGATGAACTCCACCTTGTCCGGTCCCTTGGGGACATAAGTGTGCAGCGAGAGCGCGCCCGATGCGCCGCCATCCATGCGTGGCGCAAAGATGAAGGCGATCAGGATGTTGGGGAACATGCCGCCGACCTGCGGGGGGATGGTCGCCAATTGGTTGACCTGCGCTTCCGACAGATTCTTGAACAGCTGCGGGATCATGTCCTTGGTCACGCCCGGCGGGGTCAGCAGGTTCAGCCGTTCCTCGGTCGTCTTGCCTTCGAAGCTGATGTCGGCAAACATTTTGAACGTCTGCGCCGCTTCCAGGCAACGCAGCGTATGCCCCTGCGGGACCGAGATATCGACGCCATACATGCCCGGCGCGGTGTCGTAGATCGACTCGGCCGTGCCGCCCATGATGCCGCCTTCCATCAGCGAACGGTGCAGCGTCAGCGTGTGGAAACCGTCCGAACCGGACTGTTCGCCAGGGATCTTCCAGTTGCATGGCACGATGAAGCGCTGTGGGGGGCCGAGCATTTCCAGGCCATTGTCGGTGCGGCAGAATAGCTGGTCGAGATAGAATTTGGCGTCGCCCAGATAATCCTCGAACGACAGATCCTTGCTCCATGTCGCAAAGATCAGCCCGCCATAGAGATGCACCCGCGCCTTTTTCAGGCCCAGTTCGTCCTTGCTATGCTTGTTGCCGTGCATCTGCTCCTTTTCGATCGGCGCGCCGATGAAGCTGCCGTCGGAACGGAACGCCCAGCCATGATAGATGCACCGATGCGCGGCGGCGTTGCCCGCTTCGGCCGTGCAGACCTTCATCCCTCGATGCGGACAGACGTTGAGCATGACATGCACGTCGCCGTCGCGCGCCCGCGACACGATCACATTATCCTCGGCCATGTCGCGCATGACATAGTCGCCCGCCTTGGGAATTTCCGACTCATGGCCCAGCAACAGCCAGGTCCGCGCGAAGACGCGCTCCATTTCCAGTTCGTACAGTTCCTTGTCGTTCATCACGCGCAGCGACACTTCGTTCATGTCGCGGTTGATGAGGTCGTCGAGCGTGGTTCCGTCGCTCAGAGTCAACCCGGCCTTGTGCAGCATCTTCCTCTCCTTGGAAAATCCATCGTGAGTCGCGTTATACATATTGAACTAAATCTGTTCAAGCTGTAATGTTGGTTCATAAGGAGAGGATGATGAGCCAGAAGTTGAAGATCGTAATCGATAAGGCAGCCTGCTGCGGCTATGGCGTCTGTGCCGAAATATGCCCCGACGTGTACAAGCTGGATGCGAATGGCATTGTCTATGTCGATGACGCCATTGTGCCTGAAGGCATGGAAGACCTGGCCCGCGAAGGCGCGGAAGCCTGTCCTCAAGCGGCATTGGCAGTGGTCGACGCCTGATCGGCTGCTCCTTCTTTCCGGTGCGGAAAGACTCTGCCCCTTCCGCACCCAATGAACCTGTCCATGGGTAGGTCCGTTGACGCTCGCCCCTGTTGCACCAGCGCGGAACAAGCGATCGGTAAGGGAGAGTGAAATAATGGCTGGCGACAGGGATATGCTTTTCACGCCGTTCGAAGCGGCTGGCCTGCGCCTACGCAATCGCTTCGTCATGGCCCCCATGACCCGTAATTTCGCGCCCGATGGCATACCGTCCGATGGCGTCGCATCCTATTATGCGCGCCGCGCCGCCGCCGATGTCGGGTTGATCGTGACCGAAGGCATCGGTGTCGATCATCCCGCTGCGTTGGGGCGTGAATCGATGGGCGGGGGCGCTTCGCCAGTGCTGCATGGTGACGCCGCACTGGCGCGCTGGCGCGACATCGTCGCGGGCGTTCATGCCGCAGGCGGGATGATCGTGCCGCAACTCTGGCATCAGGGCGTCATCCGCGTGCCGGGTACCGGCTATCATCCGGACGCCCCCTCGGCCCGGCCATCGGGCATTTGGGGTCCGACCGACAAGGCGATGGTGCCGCCCGATTATCTCGACGCGGTGCGTGATCCTTCCACGCCGCTGACCGACAGCGAAATCGGCGACATCATCGCCGCCTTCGCCCGCAGCGCGGCCAACGCTCGCGCCGTCGGCTTCGATGGCATCGCGCTGCATGGCGCGCATGGCTATCTGATCGACAGCTTCCTGTGGCAGCACACGAACATGCGGGACGACCGCTGGGGCGGCGGCGCAGCGGCCCGCGCGCTTTTTGCTGCCGAAGTCGTCCGCGCCGTCCGGGCCGCGACGGCTCCCGATTTCCCGATCATCTTCCGCTTCTCGCAATGGAAATTGCAGGATTACGACGCCCGCAGCGCCCAGACGCCAGACGAGCTGGCCACCATGCTTGCGCCCATCGCGGACTCTGGTGTCGATGTCTTCGATGCCAGTACCCGCCTGTTTGCGACTCCCGCATTCGAAGGGTCCGGCATGGGCCTTGCCGGATGGATCAAGCGGCTGACCGGCAAGCCGGTGATCGCGGTCGGCGGCGTCGGCCTCAGCAAGGATCTGCAATCCTCCTTCGCCCAGCCCACGGTGATGACCGACAATCTGGCGCTGGTGGCGGACCGTATGGCGCAGGGCGAGTTCGACCTGATCGCCGTCGGTCGCGCGCTGTTGATGGATGCACAATGGGTCCGAAAAATGCGCGATGGGGGCGCTCTCGATCCGTTCCGGCTGGAGGCCTACGCCACGCTGGACTAATGCGAATCGGCGGCGGCATAGACCTGAATCCGCGCCATGTTGGTGCGGTCTGACTGCTCCGCCATATAGCGCACGGCATCGGCCACATCGCCCGGCTGCATCGCAGGAATGAAGCTGTCCCAGGCGGGCTGGCCGCGCGATTTCATATCGTCGAAAATCTCGGTGCTGGTCGTACCCGGCGCGACGATGCCCACCTTGACCCCGCTGCCCGCCAGTTCGACCCGCAGGCAATCGGTGAACGCCTCCAACGCGCGCTTCAGCCCCCCATAGACGCCCACGCCCGGCGCGATGATGTTCGCGCCGATGCTCGATATGTTGATGATCTGGCCGGTCCCCGCCGCCTTCATCGACCGCGCGAACAGCGTGCTGGTCCGCACCACCGCTTCATAATTCAGCGCGATCATCGGGCGTAACTGGTCCAGGTCGAACTGGTCGATCGGCGCGGCATGGAGGATGCCGGCATTATTGACCATGATGTCCGCCCGACCGAACCGGGCCATGACGGCATCATGCAGCCGTTGCGGGGCAAGCGGGTCGGCCATGTCGTCGGAGAAGGGCAGGGTGTCCCCGCCAAGTTCCGCCGCCAGCGTAGCCAGCCGATCGGCCCGACGCGCCACGATTACCAGCGTCGCCCCGGCCCCCGCTAGCGCACGGGCCGTCGCCGCGCCGATCCCCGACGACGCGCCGGTCACGATTGCGATTTTCCCTGCCAGCCTGCTCATAATGTTACTCCGCTTTGAGGATCAGACGAGACGTATCAGCCGCTTGCCATCATTTTCGCCGCGATAAAGCCCCGCCAGCGCGTCCGGGCAGGCCTCGATTCCGTCCAATATTTCCTCCCGCCAAGTCAGGCGGCCTTCGGCGATCCATGCGCGCAATTGCGCCACGGCATCGGCATAGCGGTCCATATGGTCGAAGATCACGAACCCCTCCATCCGGGCGCGCTTGACCAGCAGATGGCGCTCGACACGCGGTCCCTGCGGCCAGGGCATCCAACAGTCGATCGATGCCGTGCCGCACACGACGACGCGCCCCCGCATGGCCAGATGGGGCAGCACCGCATCGCTGATACGCCCCGCCACATTGTCGAAATAAATGTCGATCCCGTGAGGCGCGATCCGCGCCACCGCCGCGCCGACATCTTCCCCGCGATAGTCGATCGCACTGTCATAGCCGAATGTTTCGACGCACCGGCGCACCTTGTCCGGGCCACCGGCAATGCCGATCGTGTGGCATCCCAGAATGCGCGCAATCTGTCCGACTGCCGATCCCACGGATCCGGCGGCGGTGGATACCAACACCGTCTCGCCCGCGCGCGGCTGGCCGATCGACGTCAGCGCCAGATAGGCGGTAACCCCGTTGATCCCCAATATGCCCAGCGATGCGCGCATCTCCGCCGCGCTGGTTCGCTGCACCACCTGGTCGGTCGAGACGCAGGCATAGTCCTGCCACCCGAACCATCCCGTCACATCGTCGCCAATCTGATAG encodes:
- a CDS encoding TetR/AcrR family transcriptional regulator: MKLMPHTDWSEIVATDQSGSVQKIMDGTLRAIGSIGARRLSMSDISESSGVSRGTLYRYFASKEDVLAAVSEYICSSFEKGIVEAGQGITDPIERFRAVMRFYGRFTIERSPDGIFEVEPAFHLNFLRSHFSRHKAAVQQALDPVLDHFETLTASRLDRDIFCDTLVRLQLSTLIIPATPQWLDVWNGAPDRLCEWALQIAGHHAEHKRG
- a CDS encoding SDR family NAD(P)-dependent oxidoreductase gives rise to the protein MTALVQDKVAIITGGAKGLGHGISRCLAREGAHVLITGRDGAAAEKVAAEISAEFGVRAVGMAADVGVKADVEAMIDRAVAEFGGIDILVNNASLLSPNVLLEQKTDEMLKRTLDIGTWGSWWAMRAAFPHMKARGGGSIVNFYSIDAQTGAWLHADYNMNKGAIMGLTRSAAVEWGRFNIRTNAIAPTGMGQVFAQLVEDVPGFLDMATASNPLKRAGDPELDIGPVVLFLASDMSRFVNGELINVDGGQHLPGYVSVPHNLAEMEAQT
- a CDS encoding FAD-dependent oxidoreductase, with amino-acid sequence MTRPPHIVVIGSGLAGYGVLRELRKLAPDARLTLVTQDDGHFYSKPALSTALAKGKVADTLVTTAAEKMATQLKLDLRAGRVVEAIDRQDKAVLTTGGPIFYDRLVLALGADPIRPPIDGDAAHRAMAVNSLDHYRDFREKLSDGARVLIMGSGLVGTEFANDLAATGYRPVVIDMLGHPLAQLVPAAVGASIRDALSAKGVEWHLGRKVMAIHKADGGIRAELDDGMVIEAAAVLSAVGLRPNVQLAQDAGLDVGRGITVDQTGCTSDPDIFAIGDCAEYPSGVAAYVTPIMAAARAIAPSALGTPTDIRFPPLSVQVKTTACPVVLLPAPLGVAGMWEEAASDALGLKYLFRDGDGAIRGYVFTQEYCQERMDMDRALSEQLAGVAA
- a CDS encoding 3-phenylpropionate/cinnamic acid dioxygenase subunit beta — its product is MTVNYATAAIDKTSVMRGLVSTQRVPLGSEVYNRLLETLYDEAAALDERRFDDWVAYLEQDLVYTAPLRLTRNGPNKDRDVVRTMKHFDENHASILMRTGRLSKSAWAEDPPSRTRRFVTNVRIAQCETAGEYEVVSYLYVERSRFDNPENESITAERRDVWRLVDGAYKLAVREIIVDQSTLGMSNFAIFL
- a CDS encoding aromatic ring-hydroxylating dioxygenase subunit alpha is translated as MLHKAGLTLSDGTTLDDLINRDMNEVSLRVMNDKELYELEMERVFARTWLLLGHESEIPKAGDYVMRDMAEDNVIVSRARDGDVHVMLNVCPHRGMKVCTAEAGNAAAHRCIYHGWAFRSDGSFIGAPIEKEQMHGNKHSKDELGLKKARVHLYGGLIFATWSKDLSFEDYLGDAKFYLDQLFCRTDNGLEMLGPPQRFIVPCNWKIPGEQSGSDGFHTLTLHRSLMEGGIMGGTAESIYDTAPGMYGVDISVPQGHTLRCLEAAQTFKMFADISFEGKTTEERLNLLTPPGVTKDMIPQLFKNLSEAQVNQLATIPPQVGGMFPNILIAFIFAPRMDGGASGALSLHTYVPKGPDKVEFINFIFAEKDAPEDVKRDMLQNAIWSTGTSGTIEQDDADTWPQIMRNSRGHMSKTMTLKYQALHGHERPEGWVGGGDLYPGFTKDDTQWAWWSAYYDLMAEA
- a CDS encoding ferredoxin, which gives rise to MMSQKLKIVIDKAACCGYGVCAEICPDVYKLDANGIVYVDDAIVPEGMEDLAREGAEACPQAALAVVDA
- a CDS encoding 12-oxophytodienoate reductase, yielding MAGDRDMLFTPFEAAGLRLRNRFVMAPMTRNFAPDGIPSDGVASYYARRAAADVGLIVTEGIGVDHPAALGRESMGGGASPVLHGDAALARWRDIVAGVHAAGGMIVPQLWHQGVIRVPGTGYHPDAPSARPSGIWGPTDKAMVPPDYLDAVRDPSTPLTDSEIGDIIAAFARSAANARAVGFDGIALHGAHGYLIDSFLWQHTNMRDDRWGGGAAARALFAAEVVRAVRAATAPDFPIIFRFSQWKLQDYDARSAQTPDELATMLAPIADSGVDVFDASTRLFATPAFEGSGMGLAGWIKRLTGKPVIAVGGVGLSKDLQSSFAQPTVMTDNLALVADRMAQGEFDLIAVGRALLMDAQWVRKMRDGGALDPFRLEAYATLD
- a CDS encoding SDR family oxidoreductase, translating into MSRLAGKIAIVTGASSGIGAATARALAGAGATLVIVARRADRLATLAAELGGDTLPFSDDMADPLAPQRLHDAVMARFGRADIMVNNAGILHAAPIDQFDLDQLRPMIALNYEAVVRTSTLFARSMKAAGTGQIINISSIGANIIAPGVGVYGGLKRALEAFTDCLRVELAGSGVKVGIVAPGTTSTEIFDDMKSRGQPAWDSFIPAMQPGDVADAVRYMAEQSDRTNMARIQVYAAADSH
- a CDS encoding NADP-dependent oxidoreductase; translation: MDETNRQVILTARPSGIAQAEHFAVRQAAIAQPGPGEILVRNHYLSVEPAMRGWIADSDNYAAPVAIGSVMRALAAGQVVSSGDDAYQIGDDVTGWFGWQDYACVSTDQVVQRTSAAEMRASLGILGINGVTAYLALTSIGQPRAGETVLVSTAAGSVGSAVGQIARILGCHTIGIAGGPDKVRRCVETFGYDSAIDYRGEDVGAAVARIAPHGIDIYFDNVAGRISDAVLPHLAMRGRVVVCGTASIDCWMPWPQGPRVERHLLVKRARMEGFVIFDHMDRYADAVAQLRAWIAEGRLTWREEILDGIEACPDALAGLYRGENDGKRLIRLV